In Bacillus cereus ATCC 14579, a single window of DNA contains:
- a CDS encoding histidine--tRNA ligase has translation MEMRNVKGTKDYLPEEQVLRNKIKRACEDTFERYGCKPLETPTLNMYELMSYKYGGGDEILKEIYTLQDQGKRELALRYDLTIPFAKVVAMNPNLRLPFKRYEIGKVFRDGPIKQGRFREFIQCDVDIVGVESVMAEAELMAMAFELFRTLNLEITIQYNNRKLLNGILESINIPTELTSDVILSLDKIEKIGIDGVRKDVLERGISEEMADTICNTVLSCLKLTIADFKEAFNNPLVADGVNELQQLQQYLIALGINENTIFNPFLARGLTMYTGTVYEIFLKDRSITSSIGSGGRYDNIIGAFRGDNMNYPTVGISFGLDVIYTALSQKETISSTADVFIIPLGTELQCLQIAQQLRSTTSLKVELELAGRKLKRALNYANKENIPYVLIIGEDELSTNTVVLRNMKEGSEVKVPISSLSRYL, from the coding sequence ATGGAAATGAGAAATGTAAAAGGAACGAAAGACTATTTACCAGAGGAGCAAGTGCTGCGAAATAAAATTAAAAGAGCTTGTGAAGATACGTTTGAACGATACGGATGCAAACCTTTAGAAACGCCGACGTTAAATATGTATGAGCTTATGTCTTACAAGTACGGCGGTGGCGATGAAATATTAAAAGAAATATATACACTTCAGGATCAAGGAAAACGTGAGCTCGCCTTACGATACGATTTAACTATTCCATTCGCAAAGGTTGTGGCAATGAATCCGAACCTCCGCCTCCCTTTTAAACGTTATGAGATTGGGAAAGTATTTCGAGATGGGCCAATTAAACAAGGAAGATTTCGTGAATTTATACAATGCGACGTTGATATCGTCGGTGTTGAGTCTGTCATGGCAGAAGCTGAACTTATGGCTATGGCGTTTGAGCTGTTCCGAACGTTAAACTTAGAGATAACGATCCAATATAATAACCGAAAATTATTAAACGGTATTCTCGAGTCTATTAACATCCCTACTGAGTTAACGAGTGACGTCATTTTGTCATTAGATAAAATCGAAAAGATTGGGATTGATGGTGTACGAAAAGATGTATTAGAGCGCGGGATTTCTGAAGAAATGGCTGATACGATATGTAATACCGTATTATCTTGTCTAAAGCTTACTATCGCTGACTTTAAAGAAGCTTTCAATAATCCACTCGTTGCCGATGGAGTAAACGAATTACAACAATTACAGCAATATTTAATCGCCCTTGGAATAAATGAAAATACGATATTCAACCCGTTTTTAGCGCGAGGACTCACAATGTATACAGGTACTGTATATGAAATCTTTTTAAAAGATAGATCGATTACATCTAGCATCGGTAGCGGCGGCCGTTACGATAACATTATCGGAGCATTCCGTGGTGATAACATGAACTATCCAACAGTCGGTATTTCATTCGGTTTAGACGTTATTTATACAGCACTATCACAGAAAGAAACGATATCATCTACAGCGGATGTATTTATCATCCCGCTCGGAACAGAATTACAATGCTTACAAATCGCCCAGCAATTACGTTCTACCACTTCCTTAAAAGTCGAACTTGAACTAGCAGGACGCAAATTAAAACGCGCCCTTAATTATGCCAATAAAGAAAATATCCCTTATGTGCTTATTATTGGGGAAGACGAACTTAGTACAAACACTGTTGTGTTGCGGAATATGAAGGAAGGTAGTGAGGTGAAGGTTCCGATTTCTTCTTTAAGTAGGTATTTATAA
- the ybaK gene encoding Cys-tRNA(Pro) deacylase: MKKDKTNAMRILDKEKIEYSMMSYDPDDGKIDGVSVAEKIGREVREVYKTLIAQGNSKNYHVFIIPVDEELNLKAAAKAVSEKKIEMIPVKDITKVSGYIRGGCSPVGMKKLFSTCIDESAQSLETMIVSGGKIGIQIELKVDDLAKVTRAQFGEVTK, encoded by the coding sequence ATGAAAAAAGATAAAACAAATGCGATGCGAATATTAGATAAAGAAAAAATTGAATATTCGATGATGTCATATGATCCAGACGATGGGAAAATTGATGGCGTATCAGTAGCCGAGAAAATTGGACGAGAAGTGAGAGAAGTATATAAAACGTTAATCGCTCAAGGGAATAGTAAAAATTATCATGTGTTTATTATTCCGGTAGATGAGGAACTAAATTTAAAAGCTGCCGCAAAAGCAGTAAGTGAAAAGAAAATTGAAATGATTCCTGTAAAAGATATTACGAAAGTGTCAGGATATATTCGTGGTGGTTGTTCACCAGTCGGAATGAAGAAGTTATTTTCTACATGTATTGATGAAAGTGCCCAATCACTTGAAACGATGATAGTAAGTGGCGGGAAAATTGGTATACAAATTGAGCTTAAAGTAGATGACTTGGCGAAAGTGACGAGAGCGCAGTTTGGAGAGGTAACGAAGTAA
- a CDS encoding winged helix-turn-helix transcriptional regulator, with amino-acid sequence MDCPNENNINYPFLNKYSCPVEAMVEVIGGKWKGVILYHLLDGTKRFNELKRLKPNITQRMLTLQLRELEADGIIHREVYREVPPKVEYSLTELGESLRPVILLMMEWATHNMEKVLENRNTKNNN; translated from the coding sequence ATGGATTGTCCAAACGAAAATAATATAAATTACCCATTTTTAAATAAATATTCTTGTCCAGTTGAAGCTATGGTTGAGGTGATTGGAGGGAAATGGAAAGGGGTAATTTTGTATCATTTATTAGATGGTACAAAGCGCTTTAATGAATTAAAAAGATTAAAACCAAATATCACACAAAGAATGTTAACGCTGCAGCTGAGAGAACTTGAAGCTGATGGCATTATACATCGTGAAGTATACCGTGAAGTGCCACCTAAAGTTGAATATTCGTTAACTGAGCTTGGTGAATCACTACGTCCAGTGATTCTATTAATGATGGAATGGGCAACTCATAATATGGAGAAGGTTTTGGAGAATAGGAATACGAAAAATAATAATTAA
- a CDS encoding DUF1292 domain-containing protein → MNMSDIEVGEVFTLSDENNEEQEVEVLGAMDVEGAEYIAVAFVEDIQTETEEDIDIFFLKVEEDNEFSYIENDEEFDKVSTAFEKILDEQEQE, encoded by the coding sequence ATGAATATGTCTGATATTGAAGTTGGCGAAGTGTTTACTCTTAGTGATGAGAATAACGAAGAGCAAGAAGTAGAAGTACTTGGAGCGATGGATGTCGAAGGTGCAGAGTATATTGCTGTTGCCTTTGTTGAAGATATCCAAACAGAAACTGAGGAAGACATTGATATTTTCTTTTTAAAAGTAGAAGAAGATAATGAGTTTTCATACATTGAAAATGATGAAGAGTTTGATAAAGTATCTACTGCGTTTGAAAAGATTTTGGATGAGCAAGAGCAAGAATAG
- a CDS encoding NAD(P)H-dependent oxidoreductase codes for MTNTNEITKEKIMEAFHFRHACKEFDPMHKISEEDFKFILETGRLSPSSFGYEPWKFIVVQNKELREKLQPYSWGAGGQLATASHFVIVLSRNIKDMHYDAEYIKYMMNDIIGLPEDTQKIRYEFFKKFQETDFNLLQSDRAVFDWASKQTYIALGNMMTSAAQIGIDSCPIEGFDKEEVDSLLRQEGIIQDDNFEVSVMVAFGYRKEEPKRDKTRQTMDTIVEWIK; via the coding sequence ATGACAAATACAAACGAAATTACAAAAGAAAAGATTATGGAGGCTTTTCATTTCAGACATGCATGTAAAGAATTCGATCCTATGCACAAAATTTCAGAAGAGGATTTTAAATTTATTTTAGAAACAGGCAGATTATCTCCTTCTTCTTTTGGATATGAGCCTTGGAAATTTATTGTCGTACAAAATAAAGAATTAAGAGAAAAACTACAACCGTATTCATGGGGGGCTGGTGGGCAACTTGCAACAGCTAGTCATTTTGTTATTGTTCTTTCAAGAAACATTAAAGATATGCATTATGATGCAGAGTATATTAAATATATGATGAACGATATTATTGGATTGCCTGAAGACACTCAAAAAATTAGATATGAATTCTTCAAAAAGTTCCAGGAAACAGATTTTAACTTATTACAATCCGATCGTGCTGTATTTGATTGGGCATCTAAACAAACTTATATTGCTTTAGGTAATATGATGACGAGCGCAGCTCAAATCGGTATTGATTCTTGTCCAATAGAAGGATTTGATAAAGAGGAAGTAGATTCTTTACTTCGTCAAGAAGGCATTATACAAGACGATAACTTTGAAGTATCAGTTATGGTTGCCTTTGGTTACCGTAAAGAAGAGCCAAAGCGTGATAAAACAAGACAGACTATGGATACAATTGTTGAATGGATTAAGTAA
- a CDS encoding pyruvate kinase, translating to MTIDRICTIGPASNNKETLAQLIKNGMKIVRLNLSHGTHESHKDIIRLVKSLDDSIKFLGDVQGPKIRLGEVKGEQITLQAGDSFILHTQPVTGSNTEASVDYEGIANDVKVGSRILINDGEVELIVEKISTDKIETKVKTGGNISSHKGVNLPDAAVRLPAITEKDKKDIQFLLEENVDFIACSFVRKPSHIKEIRDFIQQYKETSPNVIAKIETMEAIENFQDICKEADGIMIARGDLGVELPYQCIPLLQKMMIQECNRTNTYVITATQMLQSMVDHSIPTRAEVTDVFQAVLDGTNAVMLSAESASGEHPIESVRTLRLVSEFAEHVKKDGPFAMKDVLQLLRESLDE from the coding sequence ATGACAATCGATCGAATTTGTACAATTGGACCCGCAAGTAATAATAAAGAAACGTTAGCACAGTTAATAAAGAATGGTATGAAAATTGTTCGACTGAATTTATCGCATGGCACGCATGAAAGTCATAAAGACATCATTCGTTTAGTGAAATCATTAGATGACTCTATTAAATTTTTGGGTGATGTACAAGGTCCTAAAATAAGATTAGGTGAAGTGAAGGGAGAGCAAATTACACTTCAGGCAGGAGATTCTTTTATTTTACATACACAACCAGTTACAGGGAGTAATACAGAAGCAAGCGTTGATTATGAAGGAATTGCGAATGATGTGAAAGTAGGCAGTAGAATTTTAATTAATGATGGAGAAGTTGAATTAATTGTTGAAAAGATAAGTACGGACAAAATAGAAACGAAGGTAAAAACAGGTGGCAATATCTCATCTCATAAAGGAGTTAATTTACCAGATGCGGCTGTTCGTTTACCAGCTATTACAGAGAAAGATAAAAAAGATATTCAGTTTCTTTTAGAAGAGAATGTTGATTTTATCGCGTGTTCTTTCGTAAGAAAACCTAGTCATATAAAAGAAATACGAGATTTTATACAACAGTATAAAGAAACGTCACCTAATGTAATTGCAAAAATAGAAACGATGGAAGCAATCGAGAATTTTCAAGATATATGTAAAGAAGCAGATGGAATTATGATTGCAAGGGGCGATTTAGGAGTAGAGTTACCGTATCAATGCATTCCGCTTTTACAGAAAATGATGATTCAGGAATGTAATCGAACGAATACATATGTCATTACAGCAACACAAATGCTTCAATCTATGGTAGATCATTCTATTCCAACAAGGGCAGAGGTGACTGATGTGTTTCAAGCTGTACTGGACGGGACGAATGCAGTTATGCTTTCAGCTGAAAGTGCATCAGGAGAGCATCCAATCGAAAGTGTGAGAACATTACGTCTCGTTTCAGAATTTGCGGAACATGTTAAAAAAGATGGACCTTTTGCGATGAAAGATGTACTGCAATTACTGCGTGAGTCTCTGGATGAGTAA